One segment of Pyricularia oryzae 70-15 chromosome 3, whole genome shotgun sequence DNA contains the following:
- a CDS encoding potassium/sodium efflux P-type ATPase, translating to MGKSDSVRNGANLDSAETVAEQDEPPNGSSGLNVPSNQPSKAIEKLQQPQTAAKASRPDLAATASSSFVPLTATTSRSSATAAGTVETTQLGNDVVALSSHGTAAHCVPISQLTELYQTDIEDGLSAAEAALRFDRDGANKIEGAKGVSLWEIFLRQISNSLTIVLFIVMILSFAIDDYIEGGVITAVIVLNIVVGLVQDYKAEQTIQSLYALSAPTCKVVRNGQIETIKAEMLVKGDLVMISVGDVIPADLRLVSGINLSTDEALLTGESVPISKHPEAVLDDADVPLGDRLNMVYSAATVTRGRGTGIVVATGMFTEVGKIADMLRNKKDTANDKAFFARTLIRLKRGVRRLLGFEGTPLQVKLSKFALLLFGLALLLVVIVFSASKWEVGEQVLIYGICVGVAVIPESLIAVLTITMAVGTKAMASGNVIVRKMSALEAVGGVTNICSDKTGTLTQGRMITRKIWLPNGTTASVEGTTDSHDPTSGSVKVRETIDQEKAAEAIQSSAFTHFCESIALCNNSTVSDGKANETDNGSVTTATATLSSPGNWTAVGEPTEIALQVFAMRFGKGKADLMQQDQRRMVAEFPFDSSCKLMSVVYETKKSNLRSVYTKGAVETLLPLLQDSDDVKQQIIAKADELASQGLRVLCVASKAVGPDVQLSERPQAECNLHFLGLAGLYDPPRVETLGAVQKCREAGISVHMVTGDHIKTATAIAYEVGILSHDMDPLPSHAVMAAANFDALSDAEVDQLTKLPLVLARCSPTTKVRMLEAMHRRKAFCVMTGDGVNDSPALKIADVGIAMGERGSDVAKEAADMVLTDDNFASIVTAIEEGRRLFDNIQKFILHLLISNISQVILLLIGLSFKDASGVSIFPLSPIEILWVNLITSSFLALGLGIEEKQPDILTRPPHDLRVGVFTWDLIRDKMIYGVLMGGLCLAAFTSVAYGMPGEHGLGHGCNDGFNETCGVVFRARSTTYATLTILLLVTSWEVKHFTRSLFNMNPERGWHGPTAVFKTVWHNRFLFWSVMAGFVIMFPVIYIPYVNRLIFKHDSIGWEWGVVFACLTVYIGLVEIWKAIKRKLGLGLQKRTNAAPPLQTAEAQV from the exons ATGGGAAAATCCGATTCTGTTAGGAATGGTGCAAATCTCGATTCCGCGGAGACCGTCGCCGAGCAGGACGAGCCGCCTAATGGTAGTAGTGGTTTAAATGTGCCCTCAAATCAACCATCAAAAGCAATAGAGAAGCTCCAGCAGCCTCAGACTGCCGCCAAAGCCTCTCGCCCCGACCTTGCCGCAACCGCATCGTCTTCCTTCGTGCCCCTCACTGCAACGACCTCGCGCTCATCCGCGACCGCCGCTGGCACTGTTGAGACGACCCAACTCGGCAACGATGTCGTTGCCCTCTCCAGCCACGGGACTGCTGCGCACTGCGTGCCCATCTCGCAGCTCACCGAACTCTACCAGACAGACATTGAAGATGGTCTCAGCGCCGCCGAGGCTGCGCTTCGTTTCGACAGAGATGGCGCCAACAAGATCGAGGGAGCTAAGGGAGTATCCCTTTGGGAGATATTCCTAAGGCAGATCTCCAACAGCTTGACCATTGTACTCTTTATCGTCATGATCCTCTCGTTCGCCATTGACGACTACATCGAAGGAGGTGTTATCACAGCTGTCATTGTGCTGAACATTGTCGTAGG ACTTGTTCAAGACTACAAAGCGGAACAGACAATTCAGTCTTTGTATGCCCTGTCTGCCCCAACCTGTAAGGTGGTTCGTAATGGACAGATTGAAACGATCAAGGCCGAGATGCTCGTCAAGGGCGATCTGGTCATGATCAGTGTCGGTGATGTTATTCCTGCCGACCTTCGCTTGGTCAGCGGTATCAACCTATCTACCGACGAGGCCCTTCTCACTGGCGAGTCCGTTCCGATCAGCAAGCACCCCGAGGCTGTCCTCGACGATGCCGACGTGCCCCTGGGCGATCGTTTGAACATGGTATACTCTGCGGCCACAGTGACACGTGGTCGCGGTACCGGAATCGTTGTCGCCACTGGCATGTTCACTGAAGTGGGCAAAATTGCCGACATGTTGCGGAACAAGAAGGACACGGCTAATGACAAGGCTTTCTTCGCTCGTACCCTGATTCGCCTCAAGCGCGGCGTTCGTCGCCTTCTAGGCTTCGAAGGAACACCTCTACAAGTAAAGCTGAGCAAGTTTGCTCTGCTGCTTTTCGGTCTTGCTCTCTtgctcgtcgtcatcgtcttcTCGGCCAGCAAATGGGAGGTTGGTGAGCAGGTACTCATCTACGGTATCTGCGTTGGAGTGGCCGTTATTCCTGAATCGCTCATTGCGGTGTTGACCATTACAATGGCGGTCGGCACCAAGGCCATGGCTAGTGGCAACGTCATTGTTCGCAAGATGTCTGCCCTGGAGGCCGTAGGAGGTGTCACCAACATTTGCTCTGACAAGACTGGAACGTTGACCCAAGGCCGTATGATCACTCGTAAGATCTGGCTACCGAACGGAACCACGGCATCCGTCGAGGGCACTACGGACTCTCACGATCCTACTAGCGGCAGTGTCAAGGTCAGGGAGACGATCGACCAAGAGAAGGCTGCCGAAGCAATCCAGTCTTCGGCCTTTACTCACTTTTGCGAGTCAATAGCTCTGTGCAACAACTCTACCGTCTCAGACGGCAAAGCTAACGAGACGGACAATGGTTCCGTCACAACTGCTACTGCTACCCTTTCTTCCCCCGGCAACTGGACTGCCGTTGGTGAACCCACCGAAATCGCGCTGCAAGTCTTTGCAATGCGCTTCGGTAAGGGCAAGGCCGATCTCATGCAACAGGACCAGCGCCGGATGGTAGCTGAGTTCCCGTTTGACTCTTCATGCAAGCTCATGAGTGTCGTCTACGAGACGAAGAAGTCTAATCTTCGCTCGGTTTACACCAAGGGTGCCGTTGAGACTCTCTTGCCTCTTCTCCAGGACTCGGACGACGTGAAGCAGCAAATCATTGCCAAGGCCGACGAACTTGCATCACAGGGTCTGCGTGTTCTCTGCGTCGCTAGCAAGGCTGTTGGACCCGATGTGCAACTTTCCGAGCGACCTCAGGCCGAATGCAATCTGCACTTCCTTGGTCTCGCCGGACTGTACGATCCGCCCCGTGTCGAGACTCTGGGCGCGGTACAGAAGTGTCGCGAAGCCGGCATTTCGGTTCACATGGTCACTGGCGATCACATTAAGACTGCCACCGCCATCGCGTACGAAGTCGGCATTCTGTCTCACGACATGGACCCGCTTCCCAGCCATGCTGTTATGGCTGCTGCCAACTTTGACGCCTTGTCCGATGCAGAGGTTGACCAATTGACCAAACTCCCGCTTGTTCTCGCCCGCTGTAGCCCCACCACCAAAGTTCGTATGTTGGAGGCCATGCATCGCCGCAAGGCTTTCTGCGTCATGACGGGTGACGGTGTCAACGACTCGCCCGCTCTCAAAATTGCAGACGTCGGTATCGCCATGGGTGAGCGCGGTAGCGACGTTGCCAAGGAAGCAGCTGACATGGTCCTTACCGACGACAACTTTGCTTCCATTGTTACTGCAATCGAGGAAGGTAGAAGGCTGTTTGACAATATTCAGAAG TTTATCCTACATCTTCTCATTTCCAACATCTCTCAGGTCATCCTTCTGCTCATCGGCTTGTCCTTCAAGGATGCATCCGGTGTTTCCATCTTTCCTCTATCACCCATTGAGATTCTCTGGGTCAACCTCATTACTTCATCGTTTTTGGCCCTGGGTCTGGGTATTGAAGAGAAGCAGCCCGATATCTTGACTAGACCGCCCCATGATCTTCGTGTCGGTGTCTTCACGTGGGATTTGATCCGCGACAAGATGATATACGGTGTTCTTATGGGCGGTCTCTGTCTGGCCGCTTTCACCTCGGTCGCCTACGGCATGCCGGGTGAGCACGGTCTGGGACACGGGTGCAACGACGGCTTCAATGAGACCTGTGGTGTGGTTTTCCGCGCACGCTCAACCACGTATGCTACCCTGACTATCCTGTTGCTTGTCACCTCTTGGGAAGTGAAGCACTTCACCCGATCGCTCTTCAACATGAACCCGGAGCGCGGATGGCACGGTCCTACGGCCGTTTTCAAGACGGTTTGGCACAACCGCTTCCTCTTCTGGTCGGTCATGGCTGGTTTTGTCATCATGTTCCCAGTCATCTACATTCCCTACGTCAACCGTCTGATCTTCAAGCACGATTCTATCGGATGGGAGTGGGGCGTTGTGTTTGCATGCTTGACTGTCTACATCGGCCTGGTCGAGATTTGGAAAGCCATCAAGCGCAAGCTTGGCCTTGGCTTGCAAAAGAGAACCAACGCTGCACCACCTTTGCAGACCGCCGAGGCTCAGGTCTAA